Below is a genomic region from Flavobacterium ginsengisoli.
AAAACCAATAAACTCAAATATTTCTAATGACAACAATTAAAACATTTAACAAAAGTAAAATACTGCTTTTCGCGATAGTTGCGATAAGTTTGGCTTCCTGCAGCAGCAATGAGGAAGATACAAACTCTTCGCTTATTGATAATAAAAGCACTGTTATTACTGATCTTGCGGGTGACACTGGAGCTTCTATGGGAGATGGAACTAATGGAAAAGAACAGAGAAGTTTTCATACGTTTTTGTTTCGCTTCAGCGATAAAAAACAAATATGGTCGCATACCAAAGCAGATTCTTTGCAATATATGAAAACAAAAGACTGGGACATTGCTTTTACAGGACCTTACAATAGCGAAGTTTTTGTAAATAATGCAAAATACCAATATAATCCTGGTTTTGAAGGGCCAGCAGAAAATACTTCTGTTGTATTGCTTAATGAAGATTATAAAAATGTCACACAAGCACCTTCAGATACAGATTTTAATACTAGCGAGATAACCAAAATAGGATGGGCTTCTTCAGAAAGTTCTGCTGGATGGTTTTATTACAGCTTAAGCGACCACATTATGCAGGCAATTCCGAATCGCACATATGCGATACGTTTACCTGACGGGAAATATGCCAAACTGCAACTTGTAAATGCCTATAAAGGAAATCCTCCAGCGGTTACAGATTTGAATTGGCCTGCACCTTATTTCACTTTCAGATATTTTATACAGACAGACGGAAGTAAAAATTTAAATACCAAATAAATAGATAACCCCATGAAACGAATAAAAACATTAATAGAGAAAGTATCGCCAATATTGATGATGGTTTTTCTTATTGCTGCTACAACTACAGCATGTTCATCTGATGATAAACCAGCAGAAGGAAGCGGAAATGAAGAAAACCCAGGAACAGAAATTCCAGATCAAACACTTTTTAATAAAGTCATTCATGTAAAAAATTATCAAGGAAGTACTTCTGATGATAATCCGACGGCGCCTTCTGCAACACTTTACTACAGTCTTGAAGAGAATAAATCGGTTGACGGTTCTTATAAAAAAACAAGAAAATGGGATTTAGCTTTTGGCGGATTATATGCCAGCTTTTTGTCTGGAAATAACGGTTTAGACAATAAAAATAATGGTTATCAGGCAGGTGGAGTTGGCGGAATTACAATTGTAGCTAAACCTTTTGATGAAGTGGTTGATGTTCCGGCTGACAGTCAGTTTAAAACAGGAATTGATCTTATAGGAACAGATGATGCTGGTTCTTTTGGTAATGGAACTGGATGGTATTTGTATGATTTTGATGGAGTTGTTGTGTCTGATGGAACTAATCCGCAAAAAGCTCACGTAGCATATGCACTTGGTGAACCTCTTAAAATTATAAACGGAACAACTATTCCCGCAAGAACTATTATTCTAAAAACAGCAAACGGAAATTATGCCAAAATTAAAATGATTTCGGTTTACAAAGATGTTTATACGTCAGCTGAATGGTTTAAAGATACGCCGCACATGTATTACACTTTTGATTATGTAATGGTTCCAAAAGGAAGTACAAAATTTGAAATTAAATAACCAATCCAAATACAAATAATGAATACTAAAATTACAAAATTAAAAACACCTTTGTTTTTTGTTGCTTTTACGCTTTTTAGTCTTTTAACTTCTTGCGATAATGAAGAAGAAAGATGGACAGATGTAAAAGAAGATCCAGTTACAGAAATTGTTACCGACCTTGATGCACGAAGAATTATATCTTTTAAGGTTGTAAATCCGGGCGAAAGTCAAGCGATATATAGTGCTGTAAATAATTTAGAAAAAACAATTACAGTTTATCTGCCTTCTTATTATGAATATGAATATTTAGAAACTTCGATTTCACTTCCTGAAAAAACAACTATTACTCCCGCAGCTACCGAGTTAGTGCCTGTATTCGCAAAAACACCATTTACGTATACCACTAAAGCAGCTGATGGAACAACGGCTGTTTATACTGTGAAAATTGTGATCCAACAGCCAAAATTGGTTTTAAGAGAATTATCAAGTGAGACTTCAACTTATACTATACCCGTTTCAAGCTCTATGTTTTTAAAAGGTGAAAACTTTGTTCCTTCTTACGAAGTAACAAAAGTTTATGCTGTAGATGCACAAGGAAATAAAAAATGGCAATTTCAGCAGTATAATGAAGGTTTAGACATCTTTAGCTTTTCAGCGACTTATGTTTTTGGAGGAACTTCTAGTGAAGCAATAACATTAGAACCCGATACTGACTATTGGATACAGATGGAAAGCTATAATCTTACCGCTACAATGAAATATCCTATTAGAATTACAAAATAAACTTGCAAATAAAAAATGTCTGTCTTTTCTGCCGAGGTAATAAAAGAAGCCAAATTAATCTATTAAATATATCATTATGAAAAAAATAATCTTATCATTTTTAGCATTGGCTACTATTTCAATTACATCTTGTAGCTCAGAAGACCAAACTGCCGATTCACAAGGACTTGCAAAAGCACAAGAAGAACAAGTTTCTAATCAAACAGCCAAAGCAGTGCATTAGAATTATGTTCTGCAACTTCAACATCAGTAACTGTAAATAGATGGCAAGCACCATCATCTGTAGATACTAACTGGACTCCAGTAGCTGCTGTTATTGGCGGTGTAAACGTTCAGTGGGAAGGTATTTACGGAGCTTCACTTCGTCCTGTTGGAAATACAGCTCAATGGTACCTTGGTACAGTTGATTTAAATTCTGTTTGTGGAGAATGGGATTTATGGAAAGAAAGTGTTGAAGTTAAAAATGCAACTGGAAATGTTGGTACAGCTCCAACATCAGATCCTTATAATATAGTTGGATACAATGGTACAATATCTGGATCAAATTACGGATTAGGATATTACTCTTATAATATTACAACTCATGTTATGACTCCTGCTAAAGCTATTGTAATCTGGAAAGCAGCTGGAACAAATTCACATTCTGTTACAGTTCCTCATACAAGTGCTACAGAAGTTTATTTGGTAAAAGTAACTGCGGTTACTCCAGGAACTTCAAGCGACGTAATCAGTTATAACTGGTCTAAAGTATTATAAATCAATAACAATGTAAAAAGAAACATGGGATTACGACATAATTAAAAAGTGCTTGCAGTAAAGCTTGACCAGCGATCTCTGCAAAATACTAATATCATATCATTACCCCATGACTATCAAACGGCTTTTTGAATTACCGTAAGCATTGAAAATACAGACATTTTAAAAATATAAATGCCTTTATCAATAAGGCAAAAATAATAAAATAAAATCATTTAAAAATTAGATAATCAATACAATCATGAATAAAAAAAACAATACCAATGTATTTTTAATCGGATTACTTTTTTTATCAGTGCTATTCTTTTCTTGTGATACTGAATATATTGATAAAGTAAATTCAATTCCTGGCGATGTTGTAAAAGTTCCAGGATATACTCACATTGAGTCTTTTACGATAAAAGATGCAGATAATAATGATGTAAGCGCCGCTATTACAGAGGAAAATATAATAGTGACATGGAGTGTAAATACATCTTTTCCAGAAACCATAAAACCTGAAATTGTTCTTGGTACAGAAGCTGTAATTTCTCCGGCATCTGGAACAGAAGTTCCTTTTAAAGACGGAACCGTTTACACGGTAACTTCAAAAGCGGGAACAACAAAAAAATATACGCTTAAAATAGATTTCAGACAAACAGAACCAAGAACTTGGACTGTAGCCTATCCAGAAACTTTTAGAAAAGGTTTTTTGCAAAAGATTGTTAATATAGGAAACTCAGGAATCACATCATCGATAAATGATTTGTGGCTAAGTGTCGAAAACTCTAGAGTTTATTTGGTATCTGCAGAAGATGAGAAAACAGAATATACCGCAGAAATCGTTCATTTA
It encodes:
- a CDS encoding HmuY family protein encodes the protein MTTIKTFNKSKILLFAIVAISLASCSSNEEDTNSSLIDNKSTVITDLAGDTGASMGDGTNGKEQRSFHTFLFRFSDKKQIWSHTKADSLQYMKTKDWDIAFTGPYNSEVFVNNAKYQYNPGFEGPAENTSVVLLNEDYKNVTQAPSDTDFNTSEITKIGWASSESSAGWFYYSLSDHIMQAIPNRTYAIRLPDGKYAKLQLVNAYKGNPPAVTDLNWPAPYFTFRYFIQTDGSKNLNTK
- a CDS encoding HmuY family protein, which codes for MKRIKTLIEKVSPILMMVFLIAATTTACSSDDKPAEGSGNEENPGTEIPDQTLFNKVIHVKNYQGSTSDDNPTAPSATLYYSLEENKSVDGSYKKTRKWDLAFGGLYASFLSGNNGLDNKNNGYQAGGVGGITIVAKPFDEVVDVPADSQFKTGIDLIGTDDAGSFGNGTGWYLYDFDGVVVSDGTNPQKAHVAYALGEPLKIINGTTIPARTIILKTANGNYAKIKMISVYKDVYTSAEWFKDTPHMYYTFDYVMVPKGSTKFEIK